From Cheilinus undulatus linkage group 15, ASM1832078v1, whole genome shotgun sequence:
tcacattttttactttttatctcacattttttactttttatcttacaattatgactttttatctcacaattatgattTTGTACCTCACAATTATGCCTcgttatctcataattatgacttttttaatctcataattatttttttatctcaaaattattactttttatctcatagtcattactttttatttctcaATTTCGATTTTTATCTTCTCacaattatgatttttaaaaaatgtattattgttACTTTTGTGCTTGAAATATTGGGAGAGTTTACtataatattttcatgaacttccattgaaattattttgatattttgggtgaatttgcttgtttttttaaaattcaaaatgtttttttagtttatagTTTAGTTTGTAGAGTTTCATTAGaagttttataaaaaaaaatgtggcatttgCATGTACATTTTGGAAATTTATACTGATGTTTGGGGGagtttgtttggaaatttggtATATTAATCaaatttaaccagagtaactgaaCTTCACTGGAGTACAATAGCGTTGTCATTTTTCCATCTCACGTGTCACCAGGGAATTGTAAGGAGACATCTGAAGACAgcagaaataagaaaataaattatttcattatcagCAGTCACAAGCCAGAAAGACTGAGAACCTCTGGTAGAAGAGTGATCTGGGTAAAGTGCAGAACTCTTTTTTTGTTGATGATGTGAAACAGAATGAGTATTGGTGTATGTTTGGCATAAATGTTCAGGATTTGGATGATTTTTCTTTAGCAGCATCAACCTTTTAAATCAAAGTAGTTTTTTATTGGTGCGTTTAGCTCTCATTTCTTTCATACAGTTCATTCACAACTTTTATCTTACCATATGATCTAATAAAGACAGAGACATTAAATCTTATCTCTGGTCAGGAGAATAAATGTAATCTACCTCAGTAGTGTGATGTATTACATTGATTATGTATCTTTTTTGATGACATTATGAAAGTATAATGATGTTATCAGAGGTCATCGTCTACACACAATGATAAAATCAGTCTGTATTTGATGCTCAGTTGTCTCTTCCTTCAGGTATAAAGCCATAGTGAAACCACTAGACAACCATAGATCTAACACTAAGCTCAGGGTCTGTTTTCGAGCCGGAGCTATCTGGCTTCTGTCAGTGACTCTGGCCGTTCCCGAGGCCGTCTACTCTGACCTGCACACCTTCACCACCAGCACCACCAATGAGACGTTCATTACCTGTGCACCCTACCCACACGCGGGGGAGCTGCATCCCAGAATCCACTCCACCGCCTCCTTCCTCATCTTCTACATCATCCCACTCTTCATCATATCTGTGTACTACTGCTTCATCGCTCTCAGCTTGGTCAGGAGCTCTGTGGAGATACCTGCTGATGGAAATCTGCACTTTCAGAGACAGGTAAGAAACGGGATTTTACCTTCTGTCAAAGAGTAAGTGCTTCATGGCCTTTGCTTGTTTTGATTTGTCACACCTGCAAACCCACTGTGATGCCATAGAGTCCTCGAATATGCCTGAATCCCATTGATattgcagtttttattgaaatgaaagtaaataaataattaaatgtgcATCCTAATAATAATACCTGAATTTTAGACTACTGACCTTTAGCAGACACATGACACAGTGGACGAAGAATCACCAGTGTTGACCTCAGCCTACTATGCATTTTAGATGATACTTACTTTTAAGGAGTATTTAGGAGCCATAACGTAACAGAAAGACCCACAGAAGAATCAGCCTACCTAACACAAGTGTTTATGACTTTGTCAAATGAGCTCACAATCGGAGAAAATTGTAAAGACTGGACCAAAAGAGGCCTGTTCTTCTACACAGGAAGTGGTCTTAAGGCATCTGAAAGCCTTGTTTTCTGTGTAGCTGTCCACACAAATACTTATTTGTTAAGCTTGACTGATTTGTTAATCTTCTAGGGAGCAATAATGTATTTGAGGTTTGTAAAGAAGGAGGGAATCACCTGTAAAGCAGACAATCAAATACAGATAATTCAATGCTGGAACTGTAAACAGCCAGAGAGATTAGCAGGCAGGTCCAGGTAGGTCAAATGGAAAGACACACTTGGTCTCTACCAGGATTTGAACCACAGATGTTTGGTTCCAAGTCAAGTCCTGACAGATGATTGATTGTAGATTAATATGGACAATGCCCTTGTTTCCTTACattgtacaaaaatgaagcaaaataacCCTACAATGGATGTGAGAGGGTCTGGCTGTAGGCTGcagatctcagatgccccctcttgCAGTTTACCGAGAAACATCGTCTCTATCAGAATAGATTAGACGTTATTTGCTgttacaacatatttccagttttaaaaaatagccacaTTGCTACAATACAGATTAAGCAACACATCATACATAAAACtgaaaggtcagaggtctaatcaaTTCTAATCAAATTATGCTTAGACCTGTTTAAGAAGGAGTTATATGAATGGTGGCTCTCTTGTTTTGTTAGCATCTctgctagctacatagttaaatTTACTAtgtaagctaatgtagctacgttgGCTTTAGTTTTTGCAAGGTGCGCTTTACCAAACAGGCATACAtggataacatagctatgtagctaaaactaataTACATACTGTGCTAAAATAGCTAATATTAGCTACGTTAGCCTTAGAAAACAAAGCATAAGCTAGGCTATTGTAACTGACAGCTTCGttaacattagctttagctatgttggctatgTTGTCTTTATAGCTTATGTAGCAAACAtggctttattagctttagataCGTTTGCATAGCTATGTAGTCTACatggctaacatagcttcagTTGATACATCAGCTACATCAGCTGCATTTAAAGGTTTAAGAGGTGGTTCTATATGAATGGTGGCTCTCTTGTTTTGTTAGCatctatgctagctacatagtgAAAGTTATTatttaagctaatgtagctacattggctttagTTTTAGCAAAGTGCGCTTTACCAAACATATGTATATCTGGAtaacgtagctatgtagctaacttagctaaaacTTTTAGAAAACAAAGCATAGGCTATTGTAGCtgacatagctttgttagcattagctttagctacgttggCTATGTGGCTACATTATCTTTGTAGCTTATGTAACTAACAtggctttattagctttagctatgtttgcacAGCTATGTAGtctacatagctaaagtagcttcAGTTGATACATCAGCTACATCAgctgcatttgaatgtttttcatgGGTAACATGTTTTTTcgtgtaagcagactgtttatctGTCTTTATTAAATGTATGTCAAGCAAATTTTTCCATGCAGTCTCAcggtagtggtctgcaagagtgGGCGTCTGAGAGCTGCctttctgcagccagactatctTGATACATGCTGACATATCATAAGGTTGACATAATTTAGGGCAAAGACATGAGCAGGAAAGTCAATGACTTCATCTTAATAAACAGACCATTCTCCAAACTAAGTCGCTGAGctcaaagatgaacaaagaaattcaaaagtCAAGGCTGTAGAACAGCAAAGCACTGTAATAAATCACTGTCTATGTTTCATTCACAGATCAAGTCCAGACAGCGAGTGGCCAAAACCGTGCTGGTGTTTGTCGGCCTGTTTGCCGTCTGCTGGCTGCCCAGTCACGTGATCTACCTCTACCGCTCCTACCACTACAATCAGGTAGACACCTCCCTGGGCCACTTCATCGCCAGTGTGTTTGCTCGCATTCTGGCTTTTACCAACTCCTGCGTGAACCCGTTCGCCCTCTACGTGATGAGCAAAAGCTTCAGCAAACACTTCAACAGGCAGCTGCTGTGCTGCTCTACTCCCAGGAGTCTGAAGAGTCAGAGCAGCAGGAATACAAATATAAGCACCGTCTGaaagcttgtgtttttttacgCTGCATGCTGCTGTCCTTAAGCATTACGCTATTGTCAGTTTTTAGTATCTGGTGGAAATTATGTGAACTTAGGTCAAAATTATGCAAAACTTAATCTATACTGTTGGGACCTCTGTTTAGGAATGGTCAAACAATGTGGAAAAAACCTTTAAGAAACTTAAATATGAAACCTGTTCAGATGTAGACCATCTTGTGGTTTCAGTTCTCATTGATaatgtggaagtcatggcactCTGAGATCTTGCAAAATTTCTCACATCAACCAAA
This genomic window contains:
- the LOC121522226 gene encoding gastrin-releasing peptide receptor-like, with the protein product MTHATVGGHAVHKVKLQETLSLDLSSDLPLKAAMSLEVSTNVSTVFLDSTGDKNQYHIWLPGIGIAAVYGTIIIVGLVGNVTLMKTCLTVKSMRTVPNLFLSSLALGDVLLLVTCAPVDASRYLVDEWLFGRVGCKLIPFIQLTSVGVSVFTLTALSADRYKAIVKPLDNHRSNTKLRVCFRAGAIWLLSVTLAVPEAVYSDLHTFTTSTTNETFITCAPYPHAGELHPRIHSTASFLIFYIIPLFIISVYYCFIALSLVRSSVEIPADGNLHFQRQIKSRQRVAKTVLVFVGLFAVCWLPSHVIYLYRSYHYNQVDTSLGHFIASVFARILAFTNSCVNPFALYVMSKSFSKHFNRQLLCCSTPRSLKSQSSRNTNISTV